One segment of Neoarius graeffei isolate fNeoGra1 chromosome 20, fNeoGra1.pri, whole genome shotgun sequence DNA contains the following:
- the mafga gene encoding v-maf avian musculoaponeurotic fibrosarcoma oncogene homolog Ga isoform X2, which yields MTTTSKGNKALKVKREPGENGTSLTDDELVSMSVRELNQHLRGLSKEEIAQLKQRRRTLKNRGYAASCRVKRVTQKEELEKQKAELQQEVEKLASENASMKVELDVLRSKYEALQSFARTVARSPVPAARGAITPIIVPGKVAATSVITIVKSKTEARS from the exons ATGACTACTACAAGTAAGGGAAACAAAGCCCTGAAG GTGAAGCGGGAGCCAGGCGAGAATGGCACGAGCCTTACGGACGACGAGCTAGTGTCGATGTCAGTGCGTGAGCTGAACCAACACCTGCGCGGCCTATCCAAGGAGGAGATTGCACAACTAAAGCAGCGACGGCGCACGCTAAAAAACCGTGGCTATGCCGCCAGCTGTCGCGTCAAGCGCGTCACGCAGAAGGAAGAACTGGAGAAGCAAAAAGCTGAGCTGCAGCAAGAGGTGGAGAAACTCGCTTCTGAGAACGCCAGCATGAAGGTAGAGCTAGACGTGTTGCGCTCCAAGTATGAGGCGCTGCAAAGCTTCGCCAGGACTGTGGCACGCAGCCCTGTACCAGCTGCCAGGGGCGCAATCACGCCAATCATCGTACCAGGCAAGGTGGCCGCCACGAGTGTCATCACCATCGTCAAGTCCAAAACGGAGGCACGCTCGTAA